The sequence TGCACGCCAGCATCTTCACCCTCACCCTCATGTGCACCGAGCGCTACCTGGCCGTCACCCGGCCCCTGGACACCCTGAAGCGGTCGCGAGGCTACCGGAAGGTCACGGCTGGGGCCGTCTGGTCTGTCTCGCTGCTCCTGACTCTGCCCATGATGCTGATGGTCAACCTGACCGAGGGGGGCAAGGCAGAGGGCAAGGTGAAGAGGATGTGTGCGCCCACCTGGAGCGTGGATGCCTACCGGACCTACCTGACAGTGCTCTTCAGCACCAGCATCATGGCCCCAGGAATCATCATCGGCTTCCTCTACACGCGCCTGGCCAGGACCTACCTAGAGTCCCAGAGGAACCCCCCTCACAAGGAGAAGAGCAAGAGGTCCCCACGGCAGAAGGTCCTCATTATGATTTTCAGCATCGTGCTGGTCTTCTGGGCCTGCTTCCTGCCCTTCTGGATCTGGCAGCTGGTACGGCTCtacagcagctccctgcagctcaccacccaaacccaaaagtGCATTAACTACCTGGTGACCTGCCTGacctacagcaacagctgcATCAACCCCTTCCTCTACACCCTGCTCACCAAAAACTACCGGGAGTACCTGCGCAACCGGCACCGCAACTTCTATAGGTTCACATCCTCCTTTCGCAAGAGGGGCTCCAACCTCCAGTGCTCCTGGGGACGGTCCATGTCCTCCAGCAACCAGTACGACTACAGCTCGGAGGCCCTGGGCATGGCCACGCTGAAGGACaagtgaggaagaggaggcgCTCCAGAGACACCAGGACCAGCAGAGCATCTGGCCAAGGTAGAGCTTTGGGACACCTTAGCCCTGAAAGGTCCTAAAAACTCTTTTCTGGTGGGCACTAGTAAGGGGCAAGAAGTTGCGTGAACCCAGGTACTGTGAGATGCCTCTGAATTTcgggctggcacagggctgtCAGGGGGGTCCTGCCGGCAGCCAGCAGCCGTGTGGGACAAATCCTTCAGGGTTTGGGGTGCAGAAGGTGAGGGGGATGCTCAGATGCGCCGCAGACTCTTTTCCCACTTTGCTGTTTTGCCCGGCTCCGGCTCGGCACAGCCTCCCTGCCGTGTGGTTTTTGGGTGCTGTCTTCAGGGTGCAGCAGGGTCAGGTCCGCAAAAGTCTGAGGCTGCTGTTGGTTAATGTAGCTGCGAGCCCTGGGTTTGCTCTATATATTACCACTGCCTGATTCCAGACAGCGTAGAGAGACATTTAAGCCCCTTtttcctattgcttgttacGTTATAGCACACTACAGTTTCACCAAGCTTaaagtctgtattttaaaatgcattgcaGCAGCACTTTGAACTCCAAGCATGCAAAAATCTGAAGTCAAACTGTCAAAAACTGCAGgattacctaaaaaaaaaaaaaaaaataatgcaattttttaaGGTTTCTGCCTAAGGCAATTTGAATTTgccactgatttattttttttttaagttggtCCCTTTCTTAACAGTCAACAGGGCTTGAAAAACTGAAACtttactgtggaaagaaagaaaaatgtcctgTAATCCTATCACTCAAAGACCTGAGGCTCTAAGAAAAGCAACTGAATTGTATCATGAGACTCATCATAAAAGGGACAAATTTATTCATGACATTTGATCAAAAGCATTTTGCCTCAGTGTATTCTGCTCATTTTCTCCCCACTTAGCATCTAGTAAGCCTTCACCTCAGATACTAGGGATGCCTGCAAGCACCTAAACAATTGTAAAACCTCAGTTTATAAAAGGAATGCTGATTTAGAAATGGACCATCATTGGGTTTCCCCTCAGGTGGTCACTTCACCCAGCTCGGTGGTGGATTTCCCAGGGGAGAGGCTACTCTTCCTGAGCTCATGGATGAAGTTGGGTTTGATATTCCTCTTTCTGGTCTGGGAAAGTGTCTGGGGAGAAGTAATGCACAGCAGGAGTTGTGTAAACTATTGTCAGCAGCTAGTGATGCCCAGGGACTCCCAAAACTGCAGTCACATCCCGACCCCCATCTGCTTGAGCGCagtccagcccagcccagcagtgtTCCTGGGCTCCTGGGCTCCTGTCACACACCAGACTTCAGGGTATGTTTGTGCTAGAGCAGAGACATGAAGTGCCACCACGGCAGCCAGGTATTGGGAGCAGGGAACACGGTACAGCAACATACTGGGGCTTATGCTCTCGACTAACAGCAAAACAATAAACCCTTCAGGGCACATGTTGGAGGAACACCAGGGAAGCAGGGTCCTGTGCCAGGAGTCAGGCATTCCTCTTGTAGGTGCAGCAGTTGGGAAACTCTTTGGGGAGAGGGGAATAGGTAACTCACCTTGCCCATATTACTTTTAGCCGTGGGACTGTCTTCAAAACATTGGTGACCACTTTGTTGTGTCCCAGTGTTGTGTACGCTGCCAAGCTGGGCAGAATGAATAGCCCTAACGGTGCCCATTTCCTTAGGAAACCGGGGGACTAACACACAGTTCATGTCAGGAATTGGCAGGGAGAGCAGGCTTCGACAGTTTTTATGAACAACTTTCCAGgaacaaattcattttttaattctgaagtcattgttacttttcctttgcttcccaTTCCCAAGGCTGGAAGTCACTCCCATATAAGAATAACAAAGATAAGACTTAACGGACAAGGCAGCATGGGAAGGCTGGAGTACGTGCGTCATCTGCACGGTGAGGTGTGCAGTGCCGTGCTGCTCTCGGGCAGTGTCGCGGTGTGGCCGGACAGACGTCCTGGTAGAGCCAAGCATGGCTGTGTCCCTGCCAGGTGTCACACGTGCCATTTGCCcacttctgagaaaaaaagaaaaaaaaatttttacgGCTATAGAAGGAAAACCTCCACCCTGATTTGGATGCTGATGTGATGCAGTACTGATATGTCTTGATTTCCATTGCTTGGCCCAAGGAGAAGGTCCTTGGAAGGCCACTTACCCAGCACAGCGTTACAAGGCTGCTATAAATGGGTGATTACTATGTATGACATAGTTGCAAGGCGTAGTGTATATCCATTCACAGGTATGTAAGGGGAAGCAGGTGATGGAAGAGCCGTATAGGTGTCAAAAAGAGTATTAGGGAATACGCTTTCTGCTTTAAGAAGACCACACGTTAAAACATCTAAACAAACAGTCTAAAAAGATAATAATTAATAAGATGGGAAAGCTGAAAaggagctgtgcctggggaaaaaaggcatgaaaacCCAGAGCAGGTGGGATCTGCCCTTGTAACCTACAGTAAGCAAAGAGAAGGGTTTGATTTGGGGTACCCAGGGCACCTCGTCCACCCCTAGCAGGGATTCTGCTGCTCCGCTCAGCATCACGAATGGTGCATAGGGGATGTGCTTTCTGTGCCACATCGTCAGAGCATTAAACATCAAAGGATGGAGGAGCATCCAGATGAAAGATGGAATATTGGATATTTGTCACTCATCGGGTTTTTCAACCAGTATGTGCTTCGTCCCAGTCCCAtcccagcactgctcctctCTCCCATCAGGCTCTGCTAAACCCATACAAAGTGACTTTAATGGGAGAACCAGTAAATTTGGGGATGCCCGCAAAGCGTGTCCCTTGGGCAGAGGAGACCTGCCTAGGGCACAGCCACTGGCGATGCTGCTGTGCGCAGGGAATGGTGGGCTTGGGCAGCGCAGACCCCGCAAACAGCTCCTCGGGAGCCTCTCACCTTCCGGGGGATCAGAGCTCAGTTTCAAAGGTGAATTACACCAACAGCATCCCTCTTACTGTCCCATCGGAGCAGTTAAGCTGCCACAAGTTGGTAGGTTTGACCCACTTCGTAAATATCCTGCAGGAGCAGATGTTTTAACTGAGTTCCTGTTGTCTGTCACTGGGCAAGCCTTGACGGCTCTTGGTGTGCTCGTGTTCTGGAAATGAGGAGACAGTCTTCACCTATCTTCCTTTAGCAACAAAACCCAATTAACCTGGTAGCTAGCTTTGGGAGGGGGTTGCTGCTGCCTGTCTATAGCAGAACCTCCTGTCTGGGGCTGGCACAACCTTTAAGTTACCCCAAAGGGGCAGCTTTGCCTGCTGCTTACGCCGggtgttttggggagggtgCTGGTTTGGGTCTGGAAGGTCCTCAGTAGCCATAAGCCCACCTCCAGGGGTGCAGGTCACACCAAGCTCCTGTAAAGCAGCTCGGGCTATTTCCTACGCGAGGGAGAGGTAGGACCTGTCCTCAACACTAAAAAGGATGAGTCAGGACCCCCAAAATCATGAGGTTAAAAATGCATCTTGTCTCCACAACCACAGAGGCCACAAAAGTGTATGAAAATTGAGAGAGACACATCACCAGAATCTGGGTGATGGGACTCTGCAATTCTATGTACCTTGCCACCTACGGTAAATCTGGAGCATCTCAGGCCAGGGCTGAAGTAGCAGCAGGAAAGTCAGTCGGGCTGTAACTGAGCAGAATGTGGTGATTCCcttgaaaacaattttactTTGGCTATTCTACATTCCAAGAAGGCAAGCTATATGTACCCTAGGATCAGCTGTCATACCCAAATCATTGTGATCCTGTGGTTCCTAACGTGGATTTTGTAATTATAGATGAATTTTTGCTCCAGGTTTAGTGGCACAGCTACTTCTtcagcaaaatgggaaatggtgATTTTAGGAAAGGCAACAGCGTTTTTCTTGTTGGGCCAGAGGCTGTTACCACAAAACTCCATATGTGCtttataagaaagaaaataattaaatcactAGAAAATCTTTTCCAACACCCCTTAGGGTTTAGGTtattacaaacaaaaaccccagcccAGACTGGGAAAGCAATGCAGTTCCACCCTGCATGCTCCTTCCCTCCCGCAGTCTGAGGGGGTAACTGCCGCAGCAATGGCAattcttctgctttcacttGAAAAGAGCAAACGCCAGTGCTTTGTGGGACAGGCGAGAGCGGCTGGTTTCACCGGACCCAGGAGAATCCGTTTGAACCTTACTGCATTTTAGCAGACTTTAccttcaaacattttttaatcatctttttccccacttttttaaaccaaatttgCAACAAATATTCAGAAGCCCCCGGTTACATTTTAATAATGAGTGCAAGCAAATCATTAACTTTTTTACTCCTATTTTAGTAGTCATTTTTGGTGCTTAGCGTGTGATTGAATACCAGGGAAGCCGGTGAAATAAGAGGTCTTTTGATGAGCATTTTGTACCTTGCGCCACAACATGCAGGACTTGCTCCCAATTGCACCAACCGAGGAGGACAGGTGGGATGACCAAGTTCATAGTCTGTTCCCCCATCAGCCTGATGAGAGGAGAAAATGCATAACCCCTGCAGCCAAGCCCAGCCCCCAAGCCATGGGAGCAGGTAACGCAGCATCTGAGAAACCCGAAGGCAGCCACAGAAATCCGGACACCTTTGTGGGAAGTTTGGCCGGTTCGGGACGCCGGGCTCTGGCCGTCCCATTCCCGAGTCCCtctggtggcagcagcatccttccaTCCCGAGCGGTGGGGAAGAACAATGGCTCGTTATTTTCGGCTTTAAAACATAGCGGTTGCGCATGATCAGGGCACAACCTAACCATGTAACAGCATTTAATATCTTTAAAGTGTAACATCACTCCAGCATCGGAAGGGGCCAGGTCTGCTGGAAGAGCAGACAAGCCCGCTGCAAGGGTGACCCTCCCCCCCGCACGTTTCTTCCATGCCGAGCCCAGACTGGCTTTATTCCTGGGATTTTGCACAGCATCCTCACTGCCAGCACCCATGGCAACACCCAGAGCTGGCGACTAATTACAGTTTAGCCCagcttggggctgggggtgtgtgtgcctTATACCTGTGGTTGTTGCTGTGAGTTTTAAGGTTTTCTGGGGAATAGGAGAGACGTGGAGTTAATTGCTGCGGTCTGTAAGAAACACATTGCTTTGTCTTCAAAATAGTAGCCGCAGCTTCACAGGATACCCTTTAAAGTTATTGTTCAAAACGCGCGTTTTTGCCCTTGTTTGGGAATGTGTGTAAAACAGAGCAGGGGGGTGTGCGTGCTCTGCTGgtagctgggggggggggggggggggggggcgctgagAGCAGGCGGGGGAGCTCGCTGCCACCTCGCTCAGCCAGACCCCTGGGGTGCAACAGCTTCTGTCTGACACCCGACATCGAAAGAAGTTATTGAGGTATATCAAAACACTAAATGGGACATATATTaaaagttgttggtttttttttttaattataaacatTTCTGCGTCAGGAATCCAGCTTTCTGCCCACACCAAGTTTCTAGCGTGGTGTGTATCACCCTGGGGGAGGCTAACTTCATCTGAGCAGGTTTCAAATGGTCCAGACTGAGCTTTGAGATCTGTGGTCCCAACTAGAGCCGTCTTGCCCCCAGAAAAGTTTCTGATGGAATATACCAAAGCAAAattgctgcattttcctttttttcctcacccaAGAATGGTACAATTAAAACAGGAAAGGGAGGAATGAATCCTGAAGAACTCTTCTGGCATTTGGACTTCACTTTTCTGGTTCTCTCCACttacaatttaaattttaatttcaatgaaacatttttgtaaacACTAGGAATGCTTCTACAGTGAGAAACAAGGTGAAGCATTCGTTGAATTTATTTGAGAAGCTGAACTTCGATATTGTGGcacaccccaccccaaccccTCCATTAAGATACCTGGAGGGAAAGTAGTAAGTAAGTAAATTTGTGCCAAATCCACCCACCCAGCAATATTAGTCGTGCTTGGCAGGGGGTACACATCTAAAACCAAAGCGGTGCTAatgctggagaaggaaaatctgCAGTTTGTCTCAGCTTGTTTAGGCCAGTGTCTCTCCAAGATGTCGTTAGCCCTTCCTTGTGCGTTCCCGTTAGGATCTTGAATTCAGCTCCTGAATTCTTAACTAAAACCAAACATGATTTCATCCAAACAAAGCAAGGGAGATTCCTGAAGCTCAATGTGGTGTGTCCATAAACGCAGCCTTTTGGAGACAGTTACCTCTTCATAGATGCGCTCCTCCAAACCTCGCCAGGGACGGCCATCAAATCCACAACACTTCTACgccttttatctttttaaatatcagCTTGACATTTGAGAACCACAAGGTTCTTGCAAGAAGCCTCCCAGGAAAAGGCACTACGTAGCAATTACTCCTCAGGCTGCCTTGAACTTATCTTGCAAAAATCTGGAAGAAGGATGAAGAAGGTAAATTAACTGTAATGCATCAATGCTAAAAGGGGAGAGACAGTGGCACTCTTGAAGACACACAGAGGACACCTAAACTTTCAGAGGCATGCAGGTGCCAGCAAACAcgctgtgcagggcagcaggctgaACCGGCTcctgtgcccagctgctgcagcatcccccctTCGGGAGCATGGGGACACCAGCTCCTGGCGCCACTCAACACCCCTGTAACCCCACAGATTGAAACTGaggttctgctttttcttcctaacagatttttttttctttcatttaacaCTGTAGAAGGGAATATCTTACAGCAATAGCATTATTATAAAATCAGCTGGATCCCTAGTTCCCTCTAGCCACCGCGTTTTGAAAGCAGCTTCCTGCCCCAGACAGTGTTCAGGCTCCGGCGCGGTAGCAGGACTGCacaggggggctgcagcaccgACCTGCACGGTCGCAGCGGTTATCTGACCCCACTCAAGTGTATATATTTGTCTTGCTTCACATCATCTGCTGGTGGGGACTCGCAGGCCATTCATCCTGAAGCACTGGTGCTGTTGGTAAGTAACCCAGGCAGGCTTAGAGCAAGGTAGctaacaaaaccagaaggggTTTACGAGGGGATTGATGCTGGGGACACCGGTCAAGGTGGCACTCACCGTCGGAACTGGAGAGAGGTTAACTTAAACGGGAGGAGGTCGGAAGTCTTGGCTTCTTGTAGAAAACCACCACTGACTTGCACTGTGACCTTGGGGACGTCACTTATTCTTGTGCTGCTGTTTATTAAGTGCCTAGAAAACAGCGACACCATTTCCGTCATCTGCACGAGTAGTTTGAGGTGTCACCGATGTGCGTGAAGTGGTTTGAGATCCTCGGGTGAGACGTGCTATgtacagaagggaaaaggtCTCTGTGTGGGGCTAACTTAGGGTTTGCATTAGCTATTAATGGTGGAACAGAGATGTTTGTGTGCCAGAACTTCCCCGTGTCTGATGAACGGCAGCCGGATGGCGGTGATCCCTTACCCCACAGCAGTGGTGGCTCTGCTCGGCTGGCTTCGCGGGGAGTGCAGCTGAAATGAGTCCTGATAAGAGCATCATCATTTCAGTGTATTGATACCCTCTCTAAAGCCCCTCCTGGGCTGAGAAACAACAGCAGGACATAGAGTAGGgaagcaaaatcttttttcttcgCCCCTGGGAGCCTCTTCTCCCCCAGGTTATGGCTTGGGAGCGCCGGGGTCTGTGCAGGTGGAGGCAGCGTGTCGCTCCCAGGCAGAGCCGGTGCCACAGCCTGCTGGAGCGGCGGGACCGTGGTGCAGGGGAGGCTGAACAGAACGAATGATCCCAACGCTCATCACCGACTGCTAAACACAGAGAGCTTCCCGGTCATTTTGTTGTTGGCATCTTTTTAGAATGATTAAATCTCTGCCTGAGGCACAGAACGAGCATCCCCGAcaacaggagcagagggaatAGCAACCCAGTAACTTTGCTTGGctgtttgtatttgtttgtttgaataCAGAGGCTAGTTTATTGTGGCAAACATCTCTGAAATGTCAAAGCACCACCTCGATCTTTGCAGCAGTTTCTCTTTGGCAGGATGAGAAAGTGAAGCTCCACAGCCTATGGTGCCCAGCAGTAGGGAAAAAGCTCTCTGTGAATCTGGTTTAAATGGGGGGACCCCTGTGGAGGGATGGGCACAGAGCTGGAACATCACTTGCTCTTTTACCTCCATCCGTATAAGTGAATGTTTTCTCTACCAGGTGCTATGTGCCTTGGATATTC comes from Falco naumanni isolate bFalNau1 chromosome 1, bFalNau1.pat, whole genome shotgun sequence and encodes:
- the LOC121082781 gene encoding urotensin-2 receptor-like, with translation MEPNGTAAAGGNASAAGGGGPGGGPLLIPSAFGTVLSVMYVAGVAGNVYTLVVMCHSARCAAPMYSSIVSLALADLLYLSTIPFIVCTYLAQDWYFGDLGCRILLSLDLLTMHASIFTLTLMCTERYLAVTRPLDTLKRSRGYRKVTAGAVWSVSLLLTLPMMLMVNLTEGGKAEGKVKRMCAPTWSVDAYRTYLTVLFSTSIMAPGIIIGFLYTRLARTYLESQRNPPHKEKSKRSPRQKVLIMIFSIVLVFWACFLPFWIWQLVRLYSSSLQLTTQTQKCINYLVTCLTYSNSCINPFLYTLLTKNYREYLRNRHRNFYRFTSSFRKRGSNLQCSWGRSMSSSNQYDYSSEALGMATLKDK